Proteins from a single region of Nitrospirota bacterium:
- a CDS encoding V-type ATP synthase subunit B produces the protein MDKRSSGLLTLDYQSVGSISGPLLFVEGVRGAHLGEMVSILMPGNEQRRGQVIELSERHTVVQVLEETSGMRLSDTRVRFTGKAARMDLSLDILGRRFNGAGAPVDLLPPVIPERQTSIIGSPINPLARERPSRFIQTGISAIDELNTLVRGQKLPIFSGAGLPAKEIAAQILRQAEIVSPLDQSEEKIEEQDPDGRFAIVFAGMGIPFREAAFFTEAFEESGTTSHTVAFLNLADDPTIERLLTPRFALTAAEYLAFVHDFHVLVIMMDMTHYCEALREISTAREEIPGRRGFPGYMYTDLAALYERAGQIKGKKGSVTQIPILTMPDDDITHPIPDLTGYITEGQIVLSRELHRKGIYPPIDVLPCLSRLMNHGIGKGRTREDHRGVADQLYALYAQGRELRQVEAIVGQEGLSGDDKRLLDFANLFETKFVNQGNQKRGLKETLDLSWELLRGIPVERLTRIKPEHLQKYDRPRG, from the coding sequence ATGGATAAGCGATCTTCCGGTCTTTTAACATTAGATTACCAGTCTGTGGGATCCATTTCCGGACCCCTTTTATTTGTGGAAGGGGTTCGAGGCGCTCACCTGGGGGAGATGGTTTCAATTTTAATGCCAGGGAATGAGCAGAGGAGGGGGCAGGTGATTGAACTCTCCGAACGGCACACCGTTGTTCAGGTCTTGGAAGAGACGTCAGGAATGCGTCTTTCCGACACCCGTGTCCGTTTTACCGGAAAGGCGGCGCGAATGGATCTTTCCCTCGATATCCTGGGGCGGCGATTTAACGGGGCAGGAGCGCCCGTCGACCTCCTTCCGCCCGTGATTCCGGAAAGGCAGACTTCCATTATCGGAAGCCCGATCAATCCCCTGGCGCGGGAAAGGCCCTCCCGCTTTATTCAAACCGGTATTTCAGCCATTGATGAACTTAATACGCTGGTACGGGGTCAGAAACTCCCGATTTTTTCGGGAGCAGGTCTTCCTGCAAAAGAAATTGCCGCCCAAATTCTCCGCCAGGCTGAAATTGTCTCTCCCCTCGATCAGAGCGAAGAAAAAATCGAAGAGCAGGACCCGGACGGTCGATTTGCCATCGTGTTTGCCGGGATGGGGATTCCATTCCGCGAAGCGGCGTTTTTCACCGAGGCGTTTGAGGAAAGCGGGACAACGTCCCATACCGTGGCCTTTTTAAATCTGGCTGATGATCCCACCATCGAACGTTTGTTAACCCCCCGTTTTGCGTTGACTGCGGCAGAGTACCTTGCTTTTGTTCATGATTTCCACGTTCTGGTCATTATGATGGATATGACCCATTACTGCGAGGCCCTTCGGGAAATTTCCACGGCCCGCGAAGAAATCCCAGGCCGCCGGGGGTTTCCGGGTTATATGTATACCGACCTGGCTGCATTGTATGAGCGAGCCGGGCAGATCAAAGGAAAAAAAGGTTCCGTAACGCAGATTCCGATCTTGACGATGCCGGATGATGATATCACCCATCCTATTCCTGATTTGACCGGTTATATCACCGAGGGACAAATTGTCCTGTCGAGAGAGCTGCACCGGAAAGGGATTTATCCTCCCATTGATGTTCTCCCCTGTCTTTCCAGACTGATGAACCACGGAATTGGAAAGGGACGGACAAGGGAGGATCACCGCGGCGTGGCCGATCAGCTTTATGCGTTATATGCTCAAGGGAGGGAATTGAGGCAGGTCGAAGCCATTGTCGGGCAGGAAGGATTAAGCGGGGACGATAAACGTCTTCTGGATTTTGCCAATCTCTTTGAGACGAAGTTTGTCAATCAGGGGAATCAGAAGAGAGGCCTGAAGGAAACACTCGACCTGAGCTGGGAACTGTTAAGGGGGATTCCGGTAGAAAGGTTGACCCGGATCAAGCCGGAACATCTCCAAAAATATGATCGGCCGCGGGGATAA
- a CDS encoding V-type ATP synthase subunit D: MEKTSPTRLNLLLLKQRVQTTEKGLGLLESKREALVKEFFKMAASAMTARENLRQGMQKAQNALTLSMAVFGRESLTSAAFASKRNLALEVSEKNIWGVRFPDLQFQTAVRSVEARGYSVTSTTPHLDETVKGFEEVIDLILKTVSVEMKLKRIGQEIKKVTRRINALKELILPPVRAYIREIKNSLEEREHEEIFRIKRFKRKWKD; the protein is encoded by the coding sequence ATGGAAAAAACAAGCCCCACACGGTTGAACCTTCTTCTTCTGAAACAGCGCGTTCAGACAACTGAAAAGGGACTTGGCCTGCTGGAAAGCAAGCGGGAAGCGCTGGTGAAGGAGTTTTTTAAGATGGCGGCGTCGGCCATGACAGCGAGAGAAAATCTTCGTCAAGGGATGCAAAAGGCTCAAAACGCCTTAACGCTTTCAATGGCTGTTTTTGGGAGAGAATCCCTGACTTCTGCCGCTTTTGCGTCCAAACGAAATCTGGCGCTTGAAGTGTCGGAAAAAAATATCTGGGGGGTGCGTTTCCCGGACCTCCAGTTTCAGACGGCAGTTCGTTCCGTGGAGGCAAGGGGCTATTCAGTGACCAGTACCACCCCCCATTTAGACGAGACGGTCAAAGGGTTCGAAGAAGTCATCGACCTTATTCTCAAGACGGTATCGGTGGAGATGAAACTCAAACGGATTGGCCAGGAAATTAAAAAGGTGACCCGCAGGATCAATGCCTTGAAGGAATTAATTCTGCCCCCCGTGAGGGCTTACATCCGTGAAATTAAGAACAGCCTTGAAGAAAGGGAACATGAGGAGATTTTCAGGATTAAACGGTTTAAGAGAAAATGGAAAGACTAA
- a CDS encoding ubiquinol-cytochrome c reductase iron-sulfur subunit encodes MPEEVTRRSFFGKAIAAIAGSIALILSVPILGYTILPALRKREEPWSEVGPVTQLEMNQPKELEVVRSVSSGWMKAASVRSIWAFRKPEGEVVVYSPICTHLGCGYHWDDQKKKFLCPCHNSSFDLNGQVLGGPAPRPLDALPAKVEGDRLYVVYKEFKSGISRKEEI; translated from the coding sequence ATGCCTGAAGAAGTGACGCGCCGGAGTTTTTTTGGAAAAGCCATTGCAGCGATTGCAGGATCCATTGCCCTGATTTTATCTGTTCCCATTCTGGGATACACCATCCTTCCTGCCCTTCGAAAACGGGAAGAACCCTGGTCGGAGGTCGGGCCGGTCACTCAATTAGAGATGAATCAGCCTAAAGAGCTGGAAGTCGTTCGTTCGGTTTCCAGCGGCTGGATGAAAGCCGCCTCGGTCAGATCGATTTGGGCGTTTCGTAAACCTGAGGGGGAGGTGGTGGTTTATTCGCCGATTTGCACCCACCTGGGATGCGGTTACCATTGGGACGATCAAAAAAAGAAATTTCTCTGCCCCTGCCATAATAGTTCTTTTGATTTGAACGGCCAGGTTTTGGGAGGCCCGGCTCCCAGACCGCTTGATGCGCTTCCGGCTAAAGTGGAGGGCGACCGGCTCTATGTGGTTTATAAAGAGTTTAAGTCCGGGATTTCACGAAAAGAGGAGATATGA
- a CDS encoding cytochrome b N-terminal domain-containing protein gives MMKRISAWISKRLNLPPVLHHLLDEKIPGGASWIYIFGSVTLFLFLLQALTGMFLAIYYAPTPDHAYESVRFIQEEIPFGSFIRGLHHWGASAMMVMIGLHILQVFLYGAFKAPREMMWMVGGFLLILTLSFGFTGYLLPWDQKAYWATQVGINLVGTVPWIGGALTRILRGGGDLGALTLSRFFAVHTLFLPWLVVMMIALHLFILRRVGAAGPWDKKKAEAVSEPFYPRQVFMDAVAMGVMFIVLVVLAANVPAHLADRADPTDTTFRPVPEWYYLFYYQFLKYFEGRFEIVATFVIPLLFFGIFFAIPFLGRRWERIPVKRPMAMILGGLFLVFVFTMLGLAVKETASIVVADPAIARGKAIYAKLACAGCHRIQGEGAQVGPDLSYEGDKRDKTWLEAHFKDPQSLSPGSFMPSVRLSEAELESLTRYMLSLKKEAR, from the coding sequence ATGATGAAACGGATATCGGCATGGATTTCCAAACGATTAAATCTTCCTCCTGTACTCCATCATCTTCTGGATGAAAAAATCCCCGGCGGAGCCAGCTGGATCTATATCTTCGGAAGCGTGACCCTGTTTCTTTTTCTCCTCCAGGCGCTGACCGGAATGTTTCTGGCTATTTATTATGCGCCCACGCCGGATCATGCCTATGAGAGCGTCCGCTTTATTCAAGAAGAGATTCCTTTCGGTTCTTTTATACGGGGTCTCCATCATTGGGGAGCCAGTGCGATGATGGTCATGATCGGACTTCACATATTGCAGGTTTTCCTCTATGGCGCTTTTAAAGCTCCCCGGGAAATGATGTGGATGGTCGGCGGTTTTCTCCTGATCCTGACGTTGTCTTTTGGATTTACCGGATACCTTCTGCCCTGGGATCAAAAAGCCTACTGGGCCACCCAGGTCGGAATCAACCTGGTGGGGACTGTTCCGTGGATCGGAGGAGCCTTGACCCGGATCTTGAGAGGAGGGGGGGATCTGGGCGCTTTAACCTTAAGCCGTTTTTTTGCCGTCCATACGCTCTTTCTTCCCTGGTTGGTTGTGATGATGATTGCGCTTCATCTCTTTATTTTAAGGCGAGTTGGAGCGGCTGGCCCCTGGGATAAGAAAAAGGCAGAGGCCGTTTCAGAGCCCTTTTATCCCAGGCAGGTCTTCATGGATGCGGTGGCGATGGGAGTGATGTTTATTGTGCTGGTGGTTCTGGCGGCTAATGTTCCGGCTCATCTGGCCGATCGCGCCGATCCCACCGATACCACCTTCCGGCCTGTTCCTGAGTGGTACTACCTTTTTTATTACCAGTTCCTGAAATATTTCGAGGGACGTTTTGAAATTGTGGCGACCTTTGTCATTCCTCTCCTTTTTTTCGGAATATTTTTCGCGATTCCTTTTTTAGGACGCCGGTGGGAACGGATTCCCGTTAAACGGCCGATGGCAATGATATTAGGCGGGTTGTTTCTTGTTTTTGTGTTTACGATGCTGGGACTGGCCGTGAAAGAGACCGCTTCGATTGTCGTCGCCGACCCGGCGATTGCCCGGGGGAAGGCGATTTATGCAAAACTGGCCTGCGCCGGCTGTCACAGGATTCAGGGAGAAGGGGCTCAGGTGGGACCTGATCTTTCGTATGAAGGGGATAAGCGGGACAAGACCTGGCTGGAGGCCCATTTTAAGGACCCACAAAGTCTTTCTCCCGGTTCTTTTATGCCCTCTGTTCGGTTAAGCGAGGCAGAATTGGAAAGTTTAACCCGGTATATGCTGAGCCTAAAAAAAGAAGCCCGATAA
- a CDS encoding universal stress protein, whose product MSNSATNRASVQLNIQKILVPTDFSECSERAMAYAGSLARDFKARIILLHVIESSVYALDTSLMPPGDPLGLRQKLIEMTEQRVNRLKESGLEADGYCVTGVPSIEIIKAAREVQADLVVMGTRGRTGLAHILLGSTAERVIQRAQCPVLTVKAETMRAEKGEKKQTIEEKRNTVKELVPPGENLTFCHLCAQPSHDIICDACKVRVQSEAFDMKQRVEKEGRADTGRR is encoded by the coding sequence ATGTCCAATTCCGCAACCAATCGCGCAAGTGTTCAATTGAACATACAAAAGATACTGGTCCCTACAGATTTTTCGGAGTGTTCTGAAAGGGCGATGGCGTATGCTGGTTCTCTCGCGAGAGATTTCAAGGCTCGAATCATCCTTTTGCATGTCATCGAGTCGTCAGTTTATGCATTGGATACTTCTTTAATGCCTCCCGGAGACCCCCTTGGGTTGAGGCAGAAACTCATTGAGATGACCGAACAAAGAGTGAACCGGTTGAAAGAGAGCGGACTTGAAGCCGACGGGTATTGCGTCACGGGTGTCCCTTCGATTGAGATTATTAAAGCGGCCAGGGAGGTTCAGGCCGATCTGGTGGTCATGGGAACCCGAGGGAGAACGGGTTTGGCCCACATCTTACTCGGGAGCACTGCGGAACGGGTGATTCAACGCGCTCAATGCCCTGTTTTGACGGTTAAAGCGGAAACCATGCGGGCAGAGAAAGGGGAAAAGAAACAAACGATTGAAGAGAAAAGAAACACGGTAAAGGAGCTTGTCCCGCCCGGGGAGAATTTAACCTTTTGCCATTTATGCGCTCAGCCTTCTCATGACATCATTTGTGATGCCTGCAAGGTTCGTGTGCAGTCTGAGGCTTTTGACATGAAGCAGAGGGTTGAAAAGGAAGGGCGGGCCGATACCGGCCGGAGATAG